A DNA window from Mastacembelus armatus chromosome 11, fMasArm1.2, whole genome shotgun sequence contains the following coding sequences:
- the tmem200b gene encoding transmembrane protein 200A yields MKTQKVRGVTSNSPSYRQKSRFALRSRKKKDGVIQGKLRIRSMPGAFLVLGVVVVVVGTALAVAGYWPYRISRSSILGTTEEESISESQTSGWNLGAKGLLSTTSLIHSERMKLLGPVIMGVGLFILICANTVLYENRDRETQMLLAQMRSVICSVSAAVPSADLKEIAAANSMAKHYQWVSSLPAAHLNILCLQQLASSEPLLQTRQRDQDASVGGIYEQEVLQTEALHHQESEPPSSLHSSHSNSCNSSQTDFNTQSRAEHGGIDSFNLQAAPLIKLNNCLVSAISMSTLSVDEVVVPATRPRRCQSISYRTNTRIARTGMCLEEGLHTPRVDSQINKLVVTRRDTNSQVCVNIPGQVVDAMEDQTHRSWPRLDLGGGRRYLKLENKEDSVDKLLDQLEQQCSQWDKSFGSGPFQ; encoded by the coding sequence ATGAAGACCCAGAAGGTCCGAGGTGTTACATCAAATTCACCTTCCTACCGACAGAAGTCTCGCTTCGCCTTACGtagcagaaagaagaaagatggGGTAATCCAAGGCAAGCTTCGCATCCGCTCCATGCCTGGAGCCTTCCTGGTGTTGGGGGTAGTTGTGGTGGTTGTTGGCACTGCTCTGGCTGTGGCAGGATACTGGCCTTACCGGATATCAAGATCATCTATCCTGGGAACTACAGAGGAGGAAAGCATCTCTGAATCACAGACCTCTGGATGGAATCTGGGAGCTAAAGGCCTCCTGTCCACAACCAGTCTCATCCACAGTGAACGAATGAAGCTGCTGGGGCCTGTCATCATGGGGGTGGGACTCTTCATCCTTatatgtgccaacacagtgcTGTATGAGAACAGGGACAGAGAAACTCAGATGCTGCTGGCACAGATGCGCAGTGTGATATgctctgtgtctgcagctgtgcCCTCAGCGGACCTTAAAGAAATAGCAGCAGCCAACTCGATGGCCAAACACTACCAGTGGGTGAGCAGTTTACCAGCTGCCCATCTCAACATCCTTTGTTTGCAGCAGCTGGCCAGCTCTGAACCCCTGCTCCAAACTAGACAAAGAGACCAGGATGCAAGTGTGGGGGGCATCTATGAGCAAGAGGTTCTCCAGACCGAAGCCCTTCACCACCAGGAATCAGAGCCTCCATCGTCCCTCCATTCCTCACACTCTAACTCTTGCAATTCCAGTCAGACAGACTTTAACACACAGTCACGTGCTGAGCATGGGGGCATCGACAGTTTCAATCTGCAGGCTGCCCCACTCATCAAGCTCAACAATTGTTTGGTGTCTGCCATTTCCATGTCCACCCTGTCGGTGGATGAAGTGGTTGTCCCAGCTACTAGGCCGAGGCGCTGCCAGAGCATCAGCTACAGGACTAACACTCGCATAGCTCGGACTGGTATGTGTCTGGAGGAAGGACTCCACACACCCAGAGTGGACAGTCAAATAAATAAGCTAGTTGTCACGAGGAGAGACACCAATTCACAAGTTTGCGTCAATATACCTGGGCAGGTTGTGGACGCTATGGAGGACCAGACTCACCGAAGCTGGCCTCGGCTAGACCTGGGAGGTGGAAGACGGTACCTGAAACTAGAGAACAAAGAGGACTCAGTGGACAAACTGTTGGATCAGTTAGAGCAGCAGTGTTCTCAGTGGGATAAGAGTTTTGGCTCTGGGCCTTTCCAGTGA